In one window of Gemmatimonadales bacterium DNA:
- the rpmH gene encoding 50S ribosomal protein L34, with protein sequence MKPTYRPRNKRRISKHGFRARMATRWGRAILSRRRKKGRKSLVVSLPSKHGGS encoded by the coding sequence ATGAAGCCTACGTACAGGCCGAGAAACAAGCGGCGTATCAGCAAGCACGGCTTTCGCGCGCGCATGGCGACCCGTTGGGGTCGTGCGATTCTTTCGCGGCGTCGGAAAAAGGGTCGGAAGTCGCTGGTTGTCAGCCTTCCGTCGAAGCACGGGGGCTCCTGA
- a CDS encoding CDGSH iron-sulfur domain-containing protein, protein MTPTPKPVTVTIKPSGSISIEGDVVLQDRDGNAIPRPAEKHPGILKLCGCGHSKTPPFCDGTHNEHKQATPAS, encoded by the coding sequence ATGACTCCCACACCCAAGCCCGTCACCGTCACCATCAAGCCCTCGGGCAGTATCTCCATCGAGGGAGACGTCGTCCTGCAGGATCGCGACGGCAACGCCATACCGCGCCCGGCCGAGAAGCATCCGGGCATCCTGAAGCTCTGCGGATGCGGCCACTCCAAGACACCGCCGTTTTGCGACGGGACCCACAACGAGCACAAGCAGGCCACACCGGCCAGCTGA
- the yidD gene encoding membrane protein insertion efficiency factor YidD, translating to MRLRDVPRRIVMLPIRGYQKFISPALPPSCRFSPSCSQYTLEAVSKYGALKGIWLGLRRLIRCHPFNPGGYDPVP from the coding sequence ATGCGGCTCCGTGATGTTCCCCGCCGGATCGTCATGCTGCCGATCCGCGGCTACCAGAAGTTCATCAGCCCCGCCCTCCCGCCGAGCTGCCGGTTCTCGCCAAGCTGCTCGCAGTACACGCTGGAGGCGGTGTCCAAATACGGCGCCCTCAAGGGCATCTGGCTCGGTCTTCGGCGCCTCATTCGCTGTCACCCGTTCAATCCCGGCGGGTACGACCCGGTACCCTGA
- the rnpA gene encoding ribonuclease P protein component has product MTSSERFSRASRLAKSSDIRRLLNTGRRMRTGHLEFLWSDNVAGLPRMGLIVPKYQSTGVARNRLRRRLKELWRREVQGSTPPVDLLVRARREAYAATFAALRSEVHAWRETVAGSPDAAP; this is encoded by the coding sequence CTGACGTCTAGTGAGCGATTTTCGCGGGCCAGTCGGCTCGCGAAATCGTCGGACATCCGCCGTCTGCTCAACACAGGCCGCCGGATGCGCACGGGACATTTGGAGTTTCTCTGGTCGGATAATGTGGCGGGCCTTCCCCGGATGGGACTCATCGTCCCGAAGTACCAGTCCACGGGGGTGGCCCGCAATCGTTTGCGCCGGCGCCTGAAGGAGCTGTGGCGTCGGGAGGTGCAGGGGTCCACGCCTCCGGTGGATTTGCTGGTGCGAGCCCGGCGCGAGGCCTACGCGGCCACGTTCGCGGCGTTGCGCTCCGAAGTCCACGCCTGGCGCGAGACCGTCGCCGGGAGTCCCGATGCGGCTCCGTGA
- a CDS encoding DUF2268 domain-containing putative Zn-dependent protease (predicted Zn-dependent protease with a strongly conserved HExxH motif), producing the protein MLINLVPDFLAVLADDDREAAWQRYFESHSAVLNAYWRNYVLEPGSPAADIVVRNALAADRSDLHALLAGVDVVRVVEETLARAEEVLQIDRPTDCYLMVGMGGANAGELVVGGRGVAFICLEHFTGRANPETYGLGLTPDLIPLWVGHEMAHTVRYTSPASRSDLKRLVSDSGGYYDYWETGRRATLRELLVNEGLAVRAAEAVAPGFRLSDYFGYTRRQYSRLRELEAFLTRAAEPDLDRAALGLRLRYLSGGMSPAARLVQGKVIPERSGYYLGHRMTEALVRQHGIAAALRAPAEDVQAADEAARGVA; encoded by the coding sequence GTGCTGATTAATCTCGTCCCCGATTTTCTCGCCGTCCTTGCCGACGACGATCGCGAAGCCGCCTGGCAACGCTATTTTGAATCCCACAGTGCCGTCCTGAACGCCTATTGGCGCAATTACGTACTGGAACCAGGCTCCCCCGCCGCCGACATCGTCGTCCGCAACGCCCTCGCCGCCGACCGCAGTGATTTGCACGCCCTCCTCGCAGGTGTCGATGTTGTGCGCGTCGTCGAAGAGACGCTCGCCCGTGCCGAAGAGGTATTGCAGATCGACCGGCCGACCGATTGCTACCTGATGGTCGGGATGGGCGGCGCCAACGCCGGCGAACTGGTGGTCGGCGGGCGCGGCGTGGCCTTCATCTGCCTCGAGCATTTTACCGGGCGCGCCAATCCCGAAACGTATGGCCTCGGCCTCACCCCGGACCTGATTCCCCTCTGGGTCGGGCACGAAATGGCGCACACGGTGCGCTACACGTCGCCCGCGAGCCGGAGCGATCTCAAGCGCCTGGTCTCGGATTCAGGCGGGTACTACGACTACTGGGAGACGGGGCGGCGGGCCACCTTGCGTGAGCTCCTCGTCAACGAAGGCCTGGCGGTGCGTGCCGCCGAAGCCGTCGCTCCCGGCTTTCGGTTGAGTGACTATTTCGGATACACCCGGCGCCAGTACAGCCGGCTTCGTGAGCTCGAGGCCTTCCTGACCCGCGCCGCCGAGCCCGATCTCGACCGCGCCGCGCTGGGGCTCCGGCTCCGGTATCTCTCCGGCGGCATGAGTCCCGCCGCCCGCCTGGTCCAGGGCAAGGTCATCCCTGAACGGAGCGGGTACTACCTCGGCCACCGGATGACGGAGGCTCTGGTGCGCCAGCATGGCATCGCCGCCGCGCTGCGGGCGCCCGCGGAGGACGTGCAGGCGGCCGATGAGGCGGCAAGAGGGGTAGCGTAG
- the yidC gene encoding membrane protein insertase YidC — MDRRFIWAMALMTLIVMAPALLNKKPPVPVTDGPDSVATALSAPETTTAVPMAPAPVPSSSPSMVPSATDAAPEDTILIHTPLANYGISTRGGRLVRAELERYADQAPGMKGTRANLIPAGSEVMGLRLVVGSDTLRLDDWNFATSATSMSTDAPHTIELTSTQGDVTVTLAYTFLPDEYQVGVVGSITGVGPNGGLLLVGMGPGLANTEANLSENERAMGFVTKAQSTKFKAFQSLDTAEVATVSGPFEWVAVKSKYFVTALLAFEPGAAPIGGMTVRPLPLPGQKKAYQAATWASMPVTSNGEFRYQLYAGPMEYSRLAKVGHDFDDVNPYGWPGFRTVIRPVAVGVRWMLVWMHENLHLAYGMVLVLFGILVRLILWPLNQKAMRSTMAMQAIQPELKAIQDKYKEDPAKLQQEMFKLYKEHGVNPLGGCWPMLLPMPVLLALFFVFQNTIELRGQSFLWLPDLSRPDPLYIIPLIMGLSMFGLTKMGQRGVPPNPQMKMMMYVMPVMMTVLFLNFASGLNLYYAVSNIASIPQQWLISEERMKLNALRNGGGEKKQDAPKQPASKKK; from the coding sequence ATGGATCGTCGATTTATCTGGGCGATGGCACTCATGACCCTCATCGTCATGGCCCCCGCTCTCCTCAACAAGAAGCCCCCGGTTCCGGTGACGGACGGCCCCGACTCGGTCGCCACGGCTCTGTCCGCTCCCGAGACGACCACCGCCGTCCCGATGGCACCGGCTCCAGTGCCGTCGTCCTCGCCGTCGATGGTGCCCAGCGCCACCGACGCGGCTCCCGAAGACACCATCCTGATTCACACCCCGCTTGCCAACTACGGGATTTCCACCCGTGGCGGCCGGCTGGTGCGAGCGGAGCTCGAGCGCTACGCCGACCAGGCGCCTGGAATGAAGGGTACGCGTGCCAATCTGATCCCCGCGGGCTCGGAAGTGATGGGGCTGCGGCTGGTCGTGGGCTCGGACACGCTGCGGCTGGACGACTGGAACTTCGCGACGTCGGCGACCAGCATGTCCACCGATGCCCCCCACACGATCGAACTCACGTCGACGCAGGGCGATGTCACGGTCACCCTGGCCTACACCTTCCTTCCCGACGAGTACCAGGTCGGCGTGGTGGGCTCGATCACCGGTGTGGGGCCGAACGGCGGGTTGCTCCTGGTGGGGATGGGCCCGGGGCTCGCCAACACCGAGGCCAACCTGTCCGAGAACGAACGGGCCATGGGATTCGTGACGAAGGCCCAGAGCACCAAGTTCAAGGCGTTCCAGTCGCTCGACACCGCCGAGGTCGCGACGGTGAGCGGCCCGTTCGAATGGGTGGCGGTGAAGTCGAAGTATTTCGTGACGGCCCTGCTCGCCTTTGAGCCGGGTGCCGCGCCGATTGGCGGGATGACGGTCCGCCCGCTGCCGCTGCCGGGACAGAAGAAGGCGTACCAGGCGGCTACCTGGGCCAGCATGCCGGTGACGTCCAACGGTGAATTCCGGTACCAGCTCTATGCCGGCCCGATGGAGTACAGCCGACTGGCCAAGGTCGGGCACGATTTCGACGACGTGAACCCCTACGGCTGGCCCGGCTTCCGGACCGTCATCCGGCCGGTGGCGGTGGGGGTCCGTTGGATGCTGGTGTGGATGCACGAGAACCTGCACCTGGCGTACGGCATGGTGCTGGTGCTGTTCGGCATCCTGGTGCGGCTCATCCTCTGGCCGCTCAACCAGAAGGCGATGCGGTCGACGATGGCCATGCAGGCCATCCAGCCCGAGCTGAAGGCCATCCAGGACAAGTACAAGGAAGATCCCGCCAAGCTGCAGCAGGAGATGTTCAAGCTCTACAAAGAGCATGGCGTCAACCCGCTGGGCGGTTGCTGGCCGATGCTGTTGCCGATGCCGGTGCTGCTGGCGCTCTTCTTCGTTTTCCAGAACACGATCGAACTGCGGGGGCAATCGTTCCTCTGGCTGCCCGACCTCTCGCGGCCGGACCCGCTGTACATCATCCCCCTGATCATGGGGCTCTCGATGTTCGGGCTGACCAAGATGGGCCAGCGCGGCGTCCCGCCGAATCCGCAGATGAAGATGATGATGTACGTAATGCCGGTGATGATGACGGTGCTCTTCCTGAATTTTGCGTCGGGGCTGAACCTGTACTACGCGGTCAGCAACATCGCGAGCATCCCGCAGCAGTGGCTGATCAGCGAGGAGCGGATGAAGCTGAACGCGCTGCGGAACGGCGGGGGAGAGAAGAAGCAGGACGCGCCAAAACAGCCGGCTTCGAAGAAGAAATAG
- a CDS encoding pyridoxal-phosphate dependent enzyme, with protein MTHPHQTPYDNVLDTIGWTPLIRLGRVGAGVRTPVYGKAEYANPGGSVKDRIGLAIIEDAEQRGELKPGGTIVEGTSGNTGVGIAVAAALKGYRCIFTMPDKMSQEKVRLLKAYGAEVVITPTAVPPDHPDNYVMKAKQIVKDTPGAVLANQFYNPVNPEAHYRTTGPEIWEQTKGKVTHFIAGAGTGGTVSGAGKFLKEKNPKIRVIAGDPVGSQYSNWARDRTMGEGAPYKVEGIGGDKIPTTILFEFIDEFRQLGDRDAMAMARRLAREEGMLVGGSAGLNVALALQVAREVNDPEACVVTILCDTGERYLSKLFNDEWMQENQLLDASHSTVADLLARRQGSHPALVSLAPSAQVRQALGLMSTWGVSQIPVLEEGRSIGTLTEATLMTRALSQPALLDRPVREVMEASLPVVDASFASDRLAPMLTRDLPAALVEQDGTLIGIVSRYDVLREMIGAR; from the coding sequence GTGACGCATCCCCATCAGACTCCCTACGACAACGTCCTCGACACCATCGGCTGGACTCCGCTCATCCGGCTCGGCCGGGTCGGCGCCGGCGTCCGCACCCCCGTGTACGGCAAGGCCGAGTACGCCAACCCGGGTGGATCGGTCAAGGACCGCATCGGCCTCGCCATCATCGAGGACGCCGAACAGCGCGGCGAACTCAAGCCCGGTGGGACCATCGTCGAGGGCACCAGCGGCAACACCGGCGTGGGCATCGCCGTCGCTGCCGCCCTCAAGGGGTATCGCTGCATCTTCACGATGCCCGACAAGATGTCGCAGGAAAAGGTCCGGCTGCTCAAGGCGTATGGCGCGGAGGTGGTCATCACCCCGACCGCCGTCCCGCCCGATCATCCCGACAACTACGTCATGAAGGCCAAGCAGATCGTCAAGGACACGCCAGGCGCGGTGCTCGCCAACCAGTTCTACAACCCCGTCAATCCCGAGGCGCACTACCGCACCACCGGCCCTGAAATCTGGGAACAGACCAAGGGCAAGGTGACGCACTTCATCGCGGGTGCCGGGACCGGCGGCACGGTGAGCGGCGCCGGCAAGTTCCTCAAGGAGAAGAACCCGAAGATTCGCGTCATCGCCGGCGATCCCGTCGGCTCGCAGTACAGCAACTGGGCGCGCGACCGGACCATGGGCGAGGGCGCGCCGTACAAGGTGGAGGGAATCGGCGGCGACAAGATCCCGACCACCATTCTCTTCGAGTTCATCGACGAGTTCCGCCAGCTGGGCGATCGCGACGCGATGGCCATGGCACGCCGCCTCGCGCGCGAGGAAGGGATGCTGGTCGGCGGCTCCGCCGGGCTCAACGTGGCGCTGGCCCTCCAGGTGGCGCGGGAGGTGAACGACCCGGAGGCCTGCGTCGTCACCATCCTCTGCGACACCGGCGAGCGGTACCTGAGCAAGCTCTTCAACGACGAGTGGATGCAGGAGAACCAGCTTCTCGACGCGTCGCACAGCACCGTGGCCGACCTGCTCGCGCGCCGGCAGGGATCCCACCCCGCGCTGGTAAGCCTGGCCCCCTCCGCGCAGGTCCGGCAGGCGCTGGGGCTCATGAGCACCTGGGGCGTCAGCCAGATTCCCGTGCTGGAGGAGGGGCGCTCCATCGGCACCCTCACCGAAGCCACCCTCATGACGCGCGCCCTGAGCCAGCCGGCGCTGCTCGACCGGCCGGTGCGTGAAGTGATGGAGGCCTCGCTTCCCGTGGTCGACGCCAGCTTCGCCTCCGACCGCCTGGCGCCGATGCTCACCCGTGACCTCCCCGCCGCGCTGGTGGAGCAGGACGGGACCCTGATCGGGATCGTCAGTCGCTACGATGTGTTGCGCGAAATGATCGGAGCCAGATAG
- a CDS encoding D-alanine--D-alanine ligase: MKVTVLTGGTSSERDVALASAVQVVAALRKCGHEVAVVDTARGYIPESDEARELAGTVGVAPPSIEKLRSLERGLLVSGLGDLHVVRHAEVIFLALHGGTGEDGTLQALLEIIGVPYTGSGPMASGIAMDKDISKRLFRAAGVATADWAMAPISLTEVQRRFGWPVVVKPSKQGSTVGLSVVRKASELEPAVALAAKYDDEVMIEAFVPGRELTVGVLDDQALAVGEIIPQHEIFDYECKYTPGMSEEIFPADLSPALTADCQQQALAAHRALKLGGYSRVDFRLTPEGSLSCLEVNTLPGMTATSLLPQSARAVGIEFPELCDRICRSARILGSTPSE, from the coding sequence GTGAAAGTCACCGTCCTTACTGGTGGAACAAGCAGCGAGCGCGACGTCGCGCTGGCGTCGGCCGTACAGGTCGTGGCCGCGCTGCGCAAGTGCGGGCACGAGGTGGCGGTGGTGGACACCGCGCGCGGCTACATCCCCGAGTCCGACGAAGCGCGCGAACTCGCCGGCACGGTCGGCGTCGCGCCCCCCTCCATCGAAAAGCTGCGCTCCCTGGAGCGCGGGCTCCTCGTGTCGGGGCTCGGCGACCTGCACGTGGTCCGCCACGCGGAGGTCATCTTCCTCGCACTCCACGGCGGCACCGGCGAAGACGGCACCCTTCAGGCGCTGCTCGAGATCATCGGCGTGCCCTACACCGGCAGCGGACCGATGGCGAGCGGCATCGCCATGGACAAGGACATTTCCAAGCGACTCTTCAGGGCGGCGGGGGTGGCCACGGCCGACTGGGCCATGGCACCGATTTCGCTGACCGAAGTCCAGCGCCGGTTCGGCTGGCCGGTGGTGGTCAAGCCCTCGAAACAGGGCTCGACCGTCGGGCTCAGCGTGGTGCGGAAGGCCTCGGAGCTGGAACCCGCCGTGGCGCTGGCCGCCAAGTACGACGACGAAGTCATGATCGAGGCCTTCGTGCCCGGCCGGGAACTCACCGTCGGCGTCCTGGACGACCAGGCCCTCGCGGTGGGCGAGATCATCCCGCAGCACGAGATTTTCGACTATGAGTGCAAGTACACGCCGGGCATGTCGGAGGAAATCTTCCCGGCCGACCTCTCCCCGGCCCTGACCGCGGACTGTCAGCAGCAGGCGCTGGCCGCCCACCGGGCCCTCAAGCTCGGCGGGTACAGCCGGGTGGACTTCCGCTTGACACCGGAGGGTTCGCTCTCCTGTTTAGAGGTGAACACCCTCCCCGGCATGACCGCCACGAGCCTGCTCCCGCAGTCGGCCCGGGCGGTGGGGATCGAATTTCCTGAACTCTGCGACCGGATCTGTCGGTCGGCGCGGATCCTGGGGTCCACCCCGTCGGAGTGA
- a CDS encoding rhomboid family intramembrane serine protease has protein sequence MSMYGLPRPTPWVWRLIIANAVVLLLLTALLPALEPSLLFVPELSYALTHPWTFASYMFVHAGLMHLAFNMLILYSLGTRVEERMGGRSFILFYLYCGLGGALFSLGLAALQPGAIAGASAAVLGVAVAYAMFWPDAELMVFPLPWPIRARTLVIALLVLDLVLGLLNPGDGVAHIAHLGGAAFGYLFFRIQGLAGPARIPRPQVVERTVMVQSGSHEAERSDTPVPRPRRRAQPERDEIAVETDRLLDKISGQGIASLTPAERKFLDEVSKKKRH, from the coding sequence ATGAGCATGTATGGCCTTCCGCGTCCCACACCCTGGGTCTGGCGACTCATCATCGCCAACGCGGTCGTGTTGCTGCTCCTCACGGCGCTCCTCCCCGCGCTCGAGCCGTCGCTCCTGTTCGTCCCCGAACTGTCCTACGCCCTGACCCATCCCTGGACCTTCGCCAGCTACATGTTTGTGCACGCGGGGCTGATGCACCTCGCGTTCAACATGCTCATTCTCTACTCCCTCGGCACCCGGGTCGAAGAACGGATGGGCGGCCGCTCCTTCATCCTCTTCTACCTCTACTGCGGTCTCGGCGGCGCCCTCTTTTCCCTCGGCTTGGCGGCGCTGCAGCCCGGGGCGATCGCCGGGGCGTCCGCCGCGGTGCTCGGCGTCGCGGTGGCCTACGCCATGTTCTGGCCGGATGCGGAGCTGATGGTCTTCCCGCTCCCCTGGCCGATCCGCGCCCGCACACTCGTCATCGCGTTGTTGGTGCTCGACCTCGTGCTTGGGCTCCTGAACCCCGGCGACGGCGTCGCCCACATCGCCCACCTCGGCGGCGCCGCCTTCGGGTATCTCTTCTTCCGCATCCAGGGACTCGCCGGTCCCGCGCGCATCCCGCGGCCCCAGGTAGTCGAGCGGACGGTCATGGTCCAGTCGGGTTCCCATGAGGCGGAGCGCTCCGACACCCCGGTGCCGCGGCCCCGCCGCCGCGCACAGCCGGAGCGCGACGAAATCGCGGTCGAAACCGACCGGCTCCTCGACAAGATCAGCGGCCAGGGCATCGCGAGCCTCACACCAGCGGAGCGAAAGTTCCTCGACGAGGTCTCGAAGAAGAAGCGGCACTAG
- the mnmE gene encoding tRNA uridine-5-carboxymethylaminomethyl(34) synthesis GTPase MnmE, whose product MLSDPIAALATPPGRSALAVIRLSGRGALDIAAKVVPTFTAEPPRTAHLANFVDGDGMLIDRGLYTVFPGPHSYTGEDLVEFSCHGGFVVPVRLVAALLAAGARPALPGEFTRRAVLHGRMDLLQAEAVGDLIDATATAQARAALHQIDGGLSRRLAALRTALLDVEALLGYDIDFPEEDDGPVAPARIAERMTELQAQVARLLATAPAGERLRAGALVVLAGPPNVGKSSLFNALLGADRAIVTATPGTTRDAIEAATEFLGWPIRLVDTAGLRESEDEAEQLGVGFSRRYVEGAEVVVLCEDGQGRGAAGPDNSGAAGQRGGLAGPPVTSGRTLCVWTKADLATAPLPRCPAAPPILTSAVTGEGLDALKAAVVRTAFGEHATLTDLEPGLTRERHRIALTRAQGALQEAMPHLLARGDAVLAAHHLREAARALEELIGVVDVDEVLDRVFRSFCVGK is encoded by the coding sequence ATGCTTTCCGACCCCATCGCCGCGCTTGCGACGCCGCCCGGCCGTTCCGCCCTGGCGGTGATACGACTATCGGGGCGGGGTGCGCTCGACATCGCGGCCAAGGTGGTGCCAACCTTCACCGCCGAGCCACCGAGGACGGCCCATCTGGCCAATTTTGTCGATGGTGACGGGATGCTGATCGATCGGGGTCTCTACACTGTCTTTCCGGGACCCCACAGCTATACCGGCGAGGATCTCGTCGAGTTCTCCTGTCACGGCGGGTTCGTGGTTCCGGTCCGGCTGGTCGCTGCTCTCCTCGCGGCCGGCGCCCGCCCGGCACTGCCCGGCGAGTTCACCAGGCGCGCGGTGCTCCACGGCCGGATGGATCTGCTACAGGCGGAGGCGGTCGGCGACCTGATCGATGCCACCGCCACGGCGCAGGCGCGCGCCGCGTTGCATCAGATCGATGGCGGCCTCTCACGCCGGCTCGCCGCACTCCGTACCGCGCTTCTCGACGTCGAGGCACTCCTCGGCTACGACATCGACTTCCCCGAGGAGGACGATGGGCCCGTTGCGCCGGCCCGAATCGCCGAGCGGATGACGGAACTGCAGGCGCAGGTGGCGCGGCTCCTCGCAACCGCCCCTGCCGGGGAACGGCTCCGTGCCGGCGCGCTGGTCGTGCTGGCCGGCCCGCCGAACGTCGGCAAATCCTCGCTCTTCAACGCGCTGCTGGGCGCCGACCGCGCGATCGTCACCGCCACCCCGGGCACCACGCGCGATGCCATTGAGGCCGCCACCGAGTTCCTCGGCTGGCCCATTCGATTGGTCGATACCGCCGGCCTCCGGGAGTCGGAGGACGAGGCGGAGCAGTTGGGCGTCGGCTTCAGTCGCCGGTATGTGGAGGGGGCGGAGGTCGTCGTCCTCTGCGAGGACGGGCAGGGCCGGGGGGCAGCGGGGCCGGACAACAGCGGGGCCGCCGGGCAGCGGGGCGGTTTGGCCGGACCGCCCGTGACGAGTGGACGAACGTTGTGTGTCTGGACGAAGGCTGATCTCGCTACGGCCCCGCTGCCCCGCTGCCCCGCTGCCCCGCCCATCCTCACCTCCGCCGTCACCGGCGAGGGCCTCGATGCGCTCAAGGCCGCCGTTGTACGCACCGCATTTGGCGAGCACGCGACCCTGACCGACCTGGAGCCTGGGCTGACCAGGGAACGCCACCGGATTGCCCTCACGCGGGCCCAGGGTGCGCTGCAGGAGGCGATGCCGCATCTCCTGGCCCGCGGGGACGCTGTGCTGGCCGCCCATCACCTGCGCGAGGCGGCGCGGGCGCTCGAGGAGTTGATCGGCGTGGTGGATGTAGATGAGGTGCTGGATCGGGTGTTTCGGAGTTTCTGCGTCGGGAAATGA
- the dnaA gene encoding chromosomal replication initiator protein DnaA yields MPLSAKEAWKRILEDARRELPEHAIRTWLEPTSAIALDGSELVIGAPDQFAVEWNETKHAGVLSKLAEPLLGQATRIVFRVQEERQQRPQMDFFVAPPASEPAAAAAIRNTQPLNERYTFDTFVIGKSNELAAAAAHAVAEAPGKTYNPLFIYGATGLGKTHLMQAIAHAVVQRAPETRVLFVGAEQFINEVIESIHSRTTPELKRRYRSDVDLLLVDDVHFLEGKERTQEEFFHTFNALYEAGKQIVVTSDRPPKELPGLEARLVSRFEWGMVADSGLPDLEHRIAILQKKQEQDHLEMTIPDDVLRFIAEHVRSNVRELEGCIIKLLLFASLKHREITIELARESLADKIKASEEAASVTPRPLPSVDRVQEIVSRRWGVTPEGLRSKARIQTLTVPRQIAMYLAREVLQMQLVEIGQAFGGRDHSTVIHSVDKVERQMARDRAFRERVDLARQELFAQ; encoded by the coding sequence ATGCCGCTGTCCGCCAAAGAAGCCTGGAAACGCATTCTCGAAGATGCGCGCCGTGAGCTTCCCGAACACGCAATCCGCACCTGGCTGGAGCCGACCTCGGCAATAGCCCTGGACGGATCGGAGCTCGTGATCGGTGCGCCGGACCAGTTTGCCGTCGAGTGGAACGAGACCAAGCATGCCGGTGTGCTTTCGAAGCTGGCGGAGCCGCTCCTCGGGCAGGCCACCAGGATCGTCTTCCGTGTCCAGGAGGAGCGGCAGCAGCGGCCCCAGATGGACTTCTTCGTGGCGCCGCCTGCCAGCGAGCCGGCCGCAGCGGCTGCCATCCGGAACACCCAGCCGCTCAACGAGCGCTACACCTTCGATACCTTCGTCATCGGGAAGTCGAACGAGCTGGCGGCCGCCGCCGCACATGCCGTGGCCGAGGCGCCGGGCAAGACCTACAATCCGCTCTTCATCTATGGCGCCACCGGGCTGGGCAAGACCCACCTGATGCAGGCCATTGCCCACGCCGTCGTGCAGCGGGCCCCCGAGACCCGGGTCCTCTTCGTGGGCGCCGAGCAGTTCATCAACGAGGTCATCGAGAGCATCCACAGCCGCACCACGCCGGAGCTGAAGCGCCGGTACCGGAGCGACGTGGACCTCCTGCTGGTGGACGACGTGCACTTCCTGGAGGGCAAGGAGCGCACCCAGGAGGAGTTCTTCCATACCTTCAACGCCCTCTACGAGGCCGGCAAGCAGATCGTCGTGACCTCCGACCGGCCCCCCAAGGAGCTCCCCGGCCTCGAAGCACGGCTGGTGAGCCGGTTCGAGTGGGGCATGGTGGCTGACAGCGGTCTTCCCGACCTCGAGCACCGGATTGCCATCCTGCAGAAGAAGCAGGAGCAGGACCATCTCGAGATGACCATCCCGGACGATGTGCTCCGGTTCATCGCCGAGCACGTCCGGTCCAACGTCCGGGAGCTCGAAGGGTGTATCATCAAGCTGCTGCTCTTCGCCTCGCTGAAGCACCGGGAAATCACCATCGAGCTGGCGCGCGAGTCCCTGGCCGACAAGATCAAGGCCAGCGAAGAGGCTGCCAGTGTGACACCCCGGCCGCTCCCCTCCGTGGACCGGGTGCAGGAAATTGTGTCGCGACGGTGGGGCGTCACTCCTGAGGGACTGCGCTCCAAGGCGCGCATCCAGACACTGACGGTGCCGCGGCAGATCGCGATGTACCTGGCGCGCGAAGTTCTCCAGATGCAGCTGGTCGAAATTGGCCAGGCGTTCGGTGGCCGCGACCACAGCACCGTGATTCACAGTGTGGACAAGGTTGAACGTCAGATGGCGCGGGATCGTGCGTTCCGAGAGCGAGTTGACCTCGCCCGGCAGGAGTTGTTCGCACAATAG